In Sander lucioperca isolate FBNREF2018 chromosome 12, SLUC_FBN_1.2, whole genome shotgun sequence, one DNA window encodes the following:
- the klhl17 gene encoding kelch-like protein 17 isoform X1, with translation MMEGGMQLLNRDGHSISHNSKRHYHDSFVSMNRMRQRGLLCDIVLHVSNKEIKAHKVVLASCSPYFHAMFTTLVLCDNADEMSESRQTHVTLHDIDCQALEQLVQYAYTAEIVVGEGNVQTLLPAASLLQLNGVRDACCKFLLSQLDPSNCLGIRGFADTHSCSDLLKSAHKYVLQHFVEVSKTEEFMLLPLKQVLDLISSDNLNVPSEEEVYRAVLSWVKHDVDGRRQHVPWLMKCVRLPLLRRDFLMSNVDTELLVRHHSECKDLLIEALKYHLMPEQRGVLSNSRTRPRRCEGASPVLFAVGQCAPEGGGSLFAIHGDCEAYDTRTDRWHMVASMSTRRARVGVAAIGNRLYAVGGYDGTSDLATVESYDPITNAWQPEVSMGTRRSCLGVAVLHGLLYAAGGYDGASCLNSAERYDPLTSTWTSIAAMSTRRRYVRVATLDSSLYAVGGYDSSSHLATVEKYDPQSNTWIAIANMLSRRSSAGVAVLDGMLYVAGGNDGTSCLNSVERFNPKANTWEGVAPMNIRRSTHDLVAMDGWLYAVGGNDGSSSLNSIEKYNPRSNKWVAASCMFTRRSSVGVAVLELLNFPPPSSPTLSVSSTSL, from the exons ATGATGGAGGGGGGCATGCAGCTGCTCAACCGCGATGGCCACAGCATCTCGCACAACTCGAAGCGCCACTACCACGACTCCTTCGTGTCCATGAACCGGATGCGACAGCGCGGCCTGCTGTGTGACATTGTGCTCCATGTCTCCAACAAAGAAATCAAGGCGCATAAAGTGGTGCTGGCATCCTGCAGCCCCTACTTCCACGCTATGTTTACGA CTCTCGTTCTGTGTGACAATGCAGATGAGATGTCGGAGAGTCGGCAGACCCATGTCACCCTTCATGACATCGACTGTCAGGCTTTGGAGCAGCTGGTCCAGTATGCCTACACAGCAGAGATTGTGGTCGGGGAAGGCAATGTGCAG ACGTTGCTCCCAGCAGCCAGTCTGCTGCAGCTCAACGGGGTGCGGGACGCCTGTTGCAAGTTCCTCCTCAGCCAGCTGGACCCCTCCAACTGTCTAGGCATCCGAGGTTTCGCTGACACGCACTCCTGCAGCGACCTGCTCAAGTCAGCCCACAAGTATGTCCTGCAGCACTTTGTGGAGGTGTCCAAGACAGAGGAGTTCATGTTGCTGCCACTGAAACAA GTCCTGGATTTGATCTCCAGTGACAATCTCAACGTGCCATCTGAAGAGGAAGTGTACCGGGCTGTGTTGAGCTGGGTGAAACATGATGTAGATGGACGCAGGCAACATGTACCTTGG CTGATGAAGTGTGTGCGGCTGCCACTGCTGAGGCGAGACTTTCTGATGAGCAACGTGGATACAGAGCTGCTGGTGCGACACCACTCGGAGTGCAAGGACCTTCTGATCGAGGCTCTCAAGTACCACCTGATGCCTGAGCAGAGGGGAGTCCTCAGCAACAGCCGGACGCGCCCGCGACGCTGTGAGGGCGCCAGCCCTGTGCTCTTCGCCGTTGGTCAGTGTGCCCCTGAAG gtggTGGCAGCCTGTTTGCCATCCATGGAGACTGTGAGGCCTATGACACCAGGACTGATCGCTGGCACATGGTGGCGTCCATGTCCACTCGGCGGGCACGGGTGGGCGTGGCAGCCATTGGGAACAGACTTTATGCCGTTGGAGG GTATGATGGAACCTCAGACCTCGCCACCGTGGAATCCTACGACCCCATCACCAACGCCTGGCAACCTGAGGTTTCCATGGGCACAAGGCGGAGCTGTTTGGGTGTAGCAGTCCTGCATGGCCTTCTGTACGCTGCTGGAGGTTATGATGGAGCTTCCTGCCTTAATAG TGCAGAGCGTTACGACCCTCTGACCAGTACGTGGACCTCCATTGCTGCCATGAGCACCCGTAGGAGATATGTCCGAGTAGCAACTCTGG ATAGCAGCTTGTATGCAGTGGGAGGTTATGATAGCTCCTCACATCTTGCAACAGTGGAGAAATATGACCCCCAG AGCAACACGTGGATAGCCATTGCCAACATGCTGAGTCGGCGCAGCAGTGCCGGGGTGGCCGTGTTGGACGGCATGCTATATGTCGCAGGAGGCAACGACGGCACCAGCTGCCTGAACTCTGTGGAGCGGTTCAACCCCAAGGCCAACACCTGGGAGGGAGTGGCCCCCATGAACATACGCAG GAGCACCCATGACCTGGTGGCGATGGATGGCTGGTTATACGCAGTAGGAGGTAACGATGGCAGCTCCAGCCTCAACTCCATCGAGAAGTACAACCCGCGCAGTAACAAATGGGTCGCGGCCTCCTGCATGTTTACACGGCGAAGCAGTGTGGGTGTCGCTGTGTTGGAGCTGCTGAACTTCCCACCACCCTCCTCACCCACACTCTCGGTTTCCTCCACCAGCCTTTGA
- the klhl17 gene encoding kelch-like protein 17 isoform X3, whose product MMEGGMQLLNRDGHSISHNSKRHYHDSFVSMNRMRQRGLLCDIVLHVSNKEIKAHKVVLASCSPYFHAMFTNEMSESRQTHVTLHDIDCQALEQLVQYAYTAEIVVGEGNVQTLLPAASLLQLNGVRDACCKFLLSQLDPSNCLGIRGFADTHSCSDLLKSAHKYVLQHFVEVSKTEEFMLLPLKQVLDLISSDNLNVPSEEEVYRAVLSWVKHDVDGRRQHVPWLMKCVRLPLLRRDFLMSNVDTELLVRHHSECKDLLIEALKYHLMPEQRGVLSNSRTRPRRCEGASPVLFAVGQCAPEGGGSLFAIHGDCEAYDTRTDRWHMVASMSTRRARVGVAAIGNRLYAVGGYDGTSDLATVESYDPITNAWQPEVSMGTRRSCLGVAVLHGLLYAAGGYDGASCLNSAERYDPLTSTWTSIAAMSTRRRYVRVATLDSSLYAVGGYDSSSHLATVEKYDPQSNTWIAIANMLSRRSSAGVAVLDGMLYVAGGNDGTSCLNSVERFNPKANTWEGVAPMNIRRSTHDLVAMDGWLYAVGGNDGSSSLNSIEKYNPRSNKWVAASCMFTRRSSVGVAVLELLNFPPPSSPTLSVSSTSL is encoded by the exons ATGATGGAGGGGGGCATGCAGCTGCTCAACCGCGATGGCCACAGCATCTCGCACAACTCGAAGCGCCACTACCACGACTCCTTCGTGTCCATGAACCGGATGCGACAGCGCGGCCTGCTGTGTGACATTGTGCTCCATGTCTCCAACAAAGAAATCAAGGCGCATAAAGTGGTGCTGGCATCCTGCAGCCCCTACTTCCACGCTATGTTTACGA ATGAGATGTCGGAGAGTCGGCAGACCCATGTCACCCTTCATGACATCGACTGTCAGGCTTTGGAGCAGCTGGTCCAGTATGCCTACACAGCAGAGATTGTGGTCGGGGAAGGCAATGTGCAG ACGTTGCTCCCAGCAGCCAGTCTGCTGCAGCTCAACGGGGTGCGGGACGCCTGTTGCAAGTTCCTCCTCAGCCAGCTGGACCCCTCCAACTGTCTAGGCATCCGAGGTTTCGCTGACACGCACTCCTGCAGCGACCTGCTCAAGTCAGCCCACAAGTATGTCCTGCAGCACTTTGTGGAGGTGTCCAAGACAGAGGAGTTCATGTTGCTGCCACTGAAACAA GTCCTGGATTTGATCTCCAGTGACAATCTCAACGTGCCATCTGAAGAGGAAGTGTACCGGGCTGTGTTGAGCTGGGTGAAACATGATGTAGATGGACGCAGGCAACATGTACCTTGG CTGATGAAGTGTGTGCGGCTGCCACTGCTGAGGCGAGACTTTCTGATGAGCAACGTGGATACAGAGCTGCTGGTGCGACACCACTCGGAGTGCAAGGACCTTCTGATCGAGGCTCTCAAGTACCACCTGATGCCTGAGCAGAGGGGAGTCCTCAGCAACAGCCGGACGCGCCCGCGACGCTGTGAGGGCGCCAGCCCTGTGCTCTTCGCCGTTGGTCAGTGTGCCCCTGAAG gtggTGGCAGCCTGTTTGCCATCCATGGAGACTGTGAGGCCTATGACACCAGGACTGATCGCTGGCACATGGTGGCGTCCATGTCCACTCGGCGGGCACGGGTGGGCGTGGCAGCCATTGGGAACAGACTTTATGCCGTTGGAGG GTATGATGGAACCTCAGACCTCGCCACCGTGGAATCCTACGACCCCATCACCAACGCCTGGCAACCTGAGGTTTCCATGGGCACAAGGCGGAGCTGTTTGGGTGTAGCAGTCCTGCATGGCCTTCTGTACGCTGCTGGAGGTTATGATGGAGCTTCCTGCCTTAATAG TGCAGAGCGTTACGACCCTCTGACCAGTACGTGGACCTCCATTGCTGCCATGAGCACCCGTAGGAGATATGTCCGAGTAGCAACTCTGG ATAGCAGCTTGTATGCAGTGGGAGGTTATGATAGCTCCTCACATCTTGCAACAGTGGAGAAATATGACCCCCAG AGCAACACGTGGATAGCCATTGCCAACATGCTGAGTCGGCGCAGCAGTGCCGGGGTGGCCGTGTTGGACGGCATGCTATATGTCGCAGGAGGCAACGACGGCACCAGCTGCCTGAACTCTGTGGAGCGGTTCAACCCCAAGGCCAACACCTGGGAGGGAGTGGCCCCCATGAACATACGCAG GAGCACCCATGACCTGGTGGCGATGGATGGCTGGTTATACGCAGTAGGAGGTAACGATGGCAGCTCCAGCCTCAACTCCATCGAGAAGTACAACCCGCGCAGTAACAAATGGGTCGCGGCCTCCTGCATGTTTACACGGCGAAGCAGTGTGGGTGTCGCTGTGTTGGAGCTGCTGAACTTCCCACCACCCTCCTCACCCACACTCTCGGTTTCCTCCACCAGCCTTTGA
- the klhl17 gene encoding kelch-like protein 17 isoform X2 — protein sequence MMEGGMQLLNRDGHSISHNSKRHYHDSFVSMNRMRQRGLLCDIVLHVSNKEIKAHKVVLASCSPYFHAMFTTLVLCDNADEMSESRQTHVTLHDIDCQALEQLVQYAYTAEIVVGEGNVQTLLPAASLLQLNGVRDACCKFLLSQLDPSNCLGIRGFADTHSCSDLLKSAHKYVLQHFVEVSKTEEFMLLPLKQVLDLISSDNLNVPSEEEVYRAVLSWVKHDVDGRRQHVPWLMKCVRLPLLRRDFLMSNVDTELLVRHHSECKDLLIEALKYHLMPEQRGVLSNSRTRPRRCEGASPVLFAVGGGSLFAIHGDCEAYDTRTDRWHMVASMSTRRARVGVAAIGNRLYAVGGYDGTSDLATVESYDPITNAWQPEVSMGTRRSCLGVAVLHGLLYAAGGYDGASCLNSAERYDPLTSTWTSIAAMSTRRRYVRVATLDSSLYAVGGYDSSSHLATVEKYDPQSNTWIAIANMLSRRSSAGVAVLDGMLYVAGGNDGTSCLNSVERFNPKANTWEGVAPMNIRRSTHDLVAMDGWLYAVGGNDGSSSLNSIEKYNPRSNKWVAASCMFTRRSSVGVAVLELLNFPPPSSPTLSVSSTSL from the exons ATGATGGAGGGGGGCATGCAGCTGCTCAACCGCGATGGCCACAGCATCTCGCACAACTCGAAGCGCCACTACCACGACTCCTTCGTGTCCATGAACCGGATGCGACAGCGCGGCCTGCTGTGTGACATTGTGCTCCATGTCTCCAACAAAGAAATCAAGGCGCATAAAGTGGTGCTGGCATCCTGCAGCCCCTACTTCCACGCTATGTTTACGA CTCTCGTTCTGTGTGACAATGCAGATGAGATGTCGGAGAGTCGGCAGACCCATGTCACCCTTCATGACATCGACTGTCAGGCTTTGGAGCAGCTGGTCCAGTATGCCTACACAGCAGAGATTGTGGTCGGGGAAGGCAATGTGCAG ACGTTGCTCCCAGCAGCCAGTCTGCTGCAGCTCAACGGGGTGCGGGACGCCTGTTGCAAGTTCCTCCTCAGCCAGCTGGACCCCTCCAACTGTCTAGGCATCCGAGGTTTCGCTGACACGCACTCCTGCAGCGACCTGCTCAAGTCAGCCCACAAGTATGTCCTGCAGCACTTTGTGGAGGTGTCCAAGACAGAGGAGTTCATGTTGCTGCCACTGAAACAA GTCCTGGATTTGATCTCCAGTGACAATCTCAACGTGCCATCTGAAGAGGAAGTGTACCGGGCTGTGTTGAGCTGGGTGAAACATGATGTAGATGGACGCAGGCAACATGTACCTTGG CTGATGAAGTGTGTGCGGCTGCCACTGCTGAGGCGAGACTTTCTGATGAGCAACGTGGATACAGAGCTGCTGGTGCGACACCACTCGGAGTGCAAGGACCTTCTGATCGAGGCTCTCAAGTACCACCTGATGCCTGAGCAGAGGGGAGTCCTCAGCAACAGCCGGACGCGCCCGCGACGCTGTGAGGGCGCCAGCCCTGTGCTCTTCGCCGTTG gtggTGGCAGCCTGTTTGCCATCCATGGAGACTGTGAGGCCTATGACACCAGGACTGATCGCTGGCACATGGTGGCGTCCATGTCCACTCGGCGGGCACGGGTGGGCGTGGCAGCCATTGGGAACAGACTTTATGCCGTTGGAGG GTATGATGGAACCTCAGACCTCGCCACCGTGGAATCCTACGACCCCATCACCAACGCCTGGCAACCTGAGGTTTCCATGGGCACAAGGCGGAGCTGTTTGGGTGTAGCAGTCCTGCATGGCCTTCTGTACGCTGCTGGAGGTTATGATGGAGCTTCCTGCCTTAATAG TGCAGAGCGTTACGACCCTCTGACCAGTACGTGGACCTCCATTGCTGCCATGAGCACCCGTAGGAGATATGTCCGAGTAGCAACTCTGG ATAGCAGCTTGTATGCAGTGGGAGGTTATGATAGCTCCTCACATCTTGCAACAGTGGAGAAATATGACCCCCAG AGCAACACGTGGATAGCCATTGCCAACATGCTGAGTCGGCGCAGCAGTGCCGGGGTGGCCGTGTTGGACGGCATGCTATATGTCGCAGGAGGCAACGACGGCACCAGCTGCCTGAACTCTGTGGAGCGGTTCAACCCCAAGGCCAACACCTGGGAGGGAGTGGCCCCCATGAACATACGCAG GAGCACCCATGACCTGGTGGCGATGGATGGCTGGTTATACGCAGTAGGAGGTAACGATGGCAGCTCCAGCCTCAACTCCATCGAGAAGTACAACCCGCGCAGTAACAAATGGGTCGCGGCCTCCTGCATGTTTACACGGCGAAGCAGTGTGGGTGTCGCTGTGTTGGAGCTGCTGAACTTCCCACCACCCTCCTCACCCACACTCTCGGTTTCCTCCACCAGCCTTTGA
- the klhl17 gene encoding kelch-like protein 17 isoform X4 — MMEGGMQLLNRDGHSISHNSKRHYHDSFVSMNRMRQRGLLCDIVLHVSNKEIKAHKVVLASCSPYFHAMFTNEMSESRQTHVTLHDIDCQALEQLVQYAYTAEIVVGEGNVQTLLPAASLLQLNGVRDACCKFLLSQLDPSNCLGIRGFADTHSCSDLLKSAHKYVLQHFVEVSKTEEFMLLPLKQVLDLISSDNLNVPSEEEVYRAVLSWVKHDVDGRRQHVPWLMKCVRLPLLRRDFLMSNVDTELLVRHHSECKDLLIEALKYHLMPEQRGVLSNSRTRPRRCEGASPVLFAVGGGSLFAIHGDCEAYDTRTDRWHMVASMSTRRARVGVAAIGNRLYAVGGYDGTSDLATVESYDPITNAWQPEVSMGTRRSCLGVAVLHGLLYAAGGYDGASCLNSAERYDPLTSTWTSIAAMSTRRRYVRVATLDSSLYAVGGYDSSSHLATVEKYDPQSNTWIAIANMLSRRSSAGVAVLDGMLYVAGGNDGTSCLNSVERFNPKANTWEGVAPMNIRRSTHDLVAMDGWLYAVGGNDGSSSLNSIEKYNPRSNKWVAASCMFTRRSSVGVAVLELLNFPPPSSPTLSVSSTSL, encoded by the exons ATGATGGAGGGGGGCATGCAGCTGCTCAACCGCGATGGCCACAGCATCTCGCACAACTCGAAGCGCCACTACCACGACTCCTTCGTGTCCATGAACCGGATGCGACAGCGCGGCCTGCTGTGTGACATTGTGCTCCATGTCTCCAACAAAGAAATCAAGGCGCATAAAGTGGTGCTGGCATCCTGCAGCCCCTACTTCCACGCTATGTTTACGA ATGAGATGTCGGAGAGTCGGCAGACCCATGTCACCCTTCATGACATCGACTGTCAGGCTTTGGAGCAGCTGGTCCAGTATGCCTACACAGCAGAGATTGTGGTCGGGGAAGGCAATGTGCAG ACGTTGCTCCCAGCAGCCAGTCTGCTGCAGCTCAACGGGGTGCGGGACGCCTGTTGCAAGTTCCTCCTCAGCCAGCTGGACCCCTCCAACTGTCTAGGCATCCGAGGTTTCGCTGACACGCACTCCTGCAGCGACCTGCTCAAGTCAGCCCACAAGTATGTCCTGCAGCACTTTGTGGAGGTGTCCAAGACAGAGGAGTTCATGTTGCTGCCACTGAAACAA GTCCTGGATTTGATCTCCAGTGACAATCTCAACGTGCCATCTGAAGAGGAAGTGTACCGGGCTGTGTTGAGCTGGGTGAAACATGATGTAGATGGACGCAGGCAACATGTACCTTGG CTGATGAAGTGTGTGCGGCTGCCACTGCTGAGGCGAGACTTTCTGATGAGCAACGTGGATACAGAGCTGCTGGTGCGACACCACTCGGAGTGCAAGGACCTTCTGATCGAGGCTCTCAAGTACCACCTGATGCCTGAGCAGAGGGGAGTCCTCAGCAACAGCCGGACGCGCCCGCGACGCTGTGAGGGCGCCAGCCCTGTGCTCTTCGCCGTTG gtggTGGCAGCCTGTTTGCCATCCATGGAGACTGTGAGGCCTATGACACCAGGACTGATCGCTGGCACATGGTGGCGTCCATGTCCACTCGGCGGGCACGGGTGGGCGTGGCAGCCATTGGGAACAGACTTTATGCCGTTGGAGG GTATGATGGAACCTCAGACCTCGCCACCGTGGAATCCTACGACCCCATCACCAACGCCTGGCAACCTGAGGTTTCCATGGGCACAAGGCGGAGCTGTTTGGGTGTAGCAGTCCTGCATGGCCTTCTGTACGCTGCTGGAGGTTATGATGGAGCTTCCTGCCTTAATAG TGCAGAGCGTTACGACCCTCTGACCAGTACGTGGACCTCCATTGCTGCCATGAGCACCCGTAGGAGATATGTCCGAGTAGCAACTCTGG ATAGCAGCTTGTATGCAGTGGGAGGTTATGATAGCTCCTCACATCTTGCAACAGTGGAGAAATATGACCCCCAG AGCAACACGTGGATAGCCATTGCCAACATGCTGAGTCGGCGCAGCAGTGCCGGGGTGGCCGTGTTGGACGGCATGCTATATGTCGCAGGAGGCAACGACGGCACCAGCTGCCTGAACTCTGTGGAGCGGTTCAACCCCAAGGCCAACACCTGGGAGGGAGTGGCCCCCATGAACATACGCAG GAGCACCCATGACCTGGTGGCGATGGATGGCTGGTTATACGCAGTAGGAGGTAACGATGGCAGCTCCAGCCTCAACTCCATCGAGAAGTACAACCCGCGCAGTAACAAATGGGTCGCGGCCTCCTGCATGTTTACACGGCGAAGCAGTGTGGGTGTCGCTGTGTTGGAGCTGCTGAACTTCCCACCACCCTCCTCACCCACACTCTCGGTTTCCTCCACCAGCCTTTGA